Proteins encoded together in one Nostoc sp. PCC 7524 window:
- a CDS encoding phosphate-starvation-inducible PsiE family protein, whose translation MPKRIITQLNTWFNRDSIVSNLEVFQDIIIISLCVGLFCVMLIRLVDMFLSFLNPLDLREVTSDILFILILVELFRLLIDYLQTQKISVGAAAEITIVSALREVIIRGVLEIPRDQIFGISIFLVVLTGILVVVPWISRFFEHVRIMPAETLSEDLE comes from the coding sequence ATGCCAAAACGGATCATCACCCAATTAAATACTTGGTTCAATCGAGATAGTATTGTCAGTAATCTCGAAGTTTTTCAAGACATTATTATTATTTCGCTATGTGTTGGTTTGTTCTGTGTGATGTTGATCCGCCTTGTTGATATGTTTTTGTCTTTTTTAAACCCATTAGACTTACGGGAAGTCACTTCTGATATTCTGTTTATTTTGATTCTGGTAGAATTATTTCGCTTGTTAATTGACTATTTACAAACACAAAAGATATCAGTAGGTGCAGCAGCCGAAATTACTATAGTTTCAGCGTTACGGGAGGTAATTATTCGGGGAGTCTTAGAAATTCCCCGTGATCAGATTTTTGGCATCTCTATATTTTTAGTAGTTTTGACAGGTATTTTAGTCGTTGTGCCTTGGATATCTCGCTTTTTTGAACACGTCAGAATTATGCCCGCAGAAACATTATCGGAAGATTTGGAATGA
- the nifV gene encoding homocitrate synthase — MNQVVINDTTLRDGEQAAGVAFNLEEKIAIATFLDTIGVDEIEVGIAAMGKAEQNAIAAICELGLQAKLLGWNRAVISDIQASIACGLQRVHISIPVSSIQIAAKFQGQWQVVLQKLKDSMSFAVDMGLFVSVGGEDASRAEDNFLLDVVLSAQEWGASRFRFCDTVGILEPFTTYAKVKQLVTALAIPVEMHTHNDFGMATANALAGIKAGALSVNTTVNGLGERAGNAALEEVVMALKHLYHYDLKLDTKRLLEISRLVASASGYGLPPWKAIVGENTFAHESGIHAHGVMKNPHTYEPFAPEEVGRERNLVIGKHSGRHLLSSVLQQHGITLNQEETQSILEAVRQESVQKKRSLTTQELLYLVQAQQHSCAS, encoded by the coding sequence ATGAATCAGGTTGTGATTAATGATACTACCTTACGGGATGGGGAACAGGCGGCTGGTGTTGCTTTTAACCTAGAGGAGAAAATAGCGATCGCTACATTTCTAGATACCATTGGCGTTGATGAAATCGAAGTTGGCATTGCAGCAATGGGGAAAGCTGAACAAAACGCGATCGCCGCTATCTGTGAGTTAGGTTTACAAGCTAAACTCTTGGGTTGGAATCGAGCCGTTATATCTGATATTCAAGCTTCCATTGCTTGTGGCTTACAGCGAGTACATATATCAATACCTGTGTCTAGCATCCAAATTGCCGCCAAATTTCAAGGACAATGGCAAGTAGTGCTACAAAAACTCAAAGATAGTATGAGTTTTGCCGTAGATATGGGGCTTTTCGTCTCCGTAGGTGGAGAAGATGCTTCTAGAGCCGAAGACAACTTCTTGCTGGATGTAGTGCTGTCGGCACAAGAATGGGGCGCATCAAGATTTCGCTTTTGTGACACAGTAGGTATTCTCGAACCCTTCACCACCTACGCCAAAGTCAAACAACTGGTGACAGCTTTAGCCATTCCCGTAGAAATGCACACTCACAATGATTTTGGCATGGCAACAGCCAACGCTCTCGCTGGTATCAAAGCGGGTGCTTTATCAGTTAATACCACAGTCAACGGCTTAGGCGAAAGAGCTGGCAATGCCGCCTTAGAAGAGGTTGTGATGGCTCTCAAACACTTATATCATTATGATTTAAAGCTAGACACAAAGCGGTTATTAGAAATCTCTCGGTTGGTAGCATCCGCATCAGGTTATGGTTTACCACCGTGGAAAGCCATTGTAGGAGAAAATACCTTTGCTCATGAATCGGGTATTCATGCTCATGGCGTAATGAAAAATCCCCATACTTATGAACCGTTTGCACCCGAAGAAGTGGGGAGAGAAAGAAATTTAGTGATAGGTAAGCATTCTGGTAGGCATTTATTATCTAGCGTATTGCAGCAACACGGCATTACTCTCAACCAAGAAGAAACCCAATCGATTTTAGAAGCAGTCAGACAAGAGTCAGTACAGAAAAAACGCAGCCTCACCACACAAGAACTTTTATATTTAGTACAAGCACAGCAGCATTCTTGTGCTAGTTGA
- a CDS encoding DUF6920 family protein, with amino-acid sequence MKANILIGIVILLLIGVVFLVIRRIRTSQEVRKIWRLCATQHSASTQQYFTEEMIAGLPAPTQRYFLHAIAPGTLLPTSVTLDMQGQFRLGKDKPWLAMQAQEILTSQGFVWLANIGRGLLQGGDYYINGLGGVQFSLWGLLPVANIHNQDTARASIGRLACEFLWLPSALLPQHGVEWAAIANNTIQASLKIDDQPVTLTLVIDADGKLLEISLPRWSNYTEDGTWAYIPFGGKCQAEKTFGGLTIPYQVNVGWWFGKDNYFDFFQATIQQVEFDHRQ; translated from the coding sequence ATGAAGGCAAATATTCTTATTGGCATCGTCATCTTGTTACTAATCGGTGTTGTATTTCTCGTCATCCGGCGAATTAGAACTAGCCAGGAAGTAAGAAAGATTTGGCGATTGTGCGCTACACAGCACTCTGCATCTACACAGCAATACTTTACAGAAGAGATGATTGCTGGTTTACCTGCTCCTACACAGCGTTATTTTTTACACGCGATCGCACCCGGAACTCTCCTCCCTACTTCTGTCACTTTGGATATGCAGGGGCAATTTAGGCTAGGAAAGGATAAACCCTGGCTAGCAATGCAAGCCCAAGAAATCCTGACATCACAGGGTTTTGTCTGGCTGGCTAATATCGGGCGGGGACTATTGCAAGGCGGTGACTATTACATCAATGGTTTGGGAGGAGTGCAATTTTCCTTGTGGGGATTGTTGCCTGTGGCTAATATCCATAATCAAGATACTGCCCGCGCCAGCATTGGCAGACTGGCGTGTGAATTTCTCTGGTTGCCATCGGCTTTGTTACCCCAGCATGGTGTGGAATGGGCAGCGATCGCTAACAATACAATTCAAGCCAGTCTAAAGATTGATGATCAACCCGTTACCCTGACTCTAGTCATTGATGCAGATGGCAAACTCTTAGAGATTTCTTTACCCCGTTGGAGCAATTATACTGAGGATGGTACTTGGGCATACATTCCTTTTGGCGGCAAATGCCAAGCAGAAAAGACGTTTGGCGGTTTAACTATTCCTTATCAAGTCAATGTTGGCTGGTGGTTTGGTAAAGATAATTACTTTGACTTCTTCCAAGCCACAATCCAACAAGTTGAGTTTGATCATAGGCAATAG
- a CDS encoding four-helix bundle copper-binding protein, with translation MAIQELTLNQINQELQNCIQNCLDCHSICLNTITYCLQKGNRHTEAAHIQLLFDCAEICETSANFMLRTSDLHTRTCAICAEVCDRCAQNCDRFGDDAQMKACADMCRRCAESCRQMAMARA, from the coding sequence ATGGCTATACAAGAACTAACTTTGAATCAAATTAACCAAGAATTGCAGAATTGTATTCAAAACTGCTTGGACTGTCACAGTATCTGTCTGAATACAATCACATACTGTCTACAAAAGGGTAATCGTCACACAGAGGCTGCTCATATCCAATTACTATTCGATTGCGCTGAAATTTGTGAAACCAGTGCTAACTTTATGCTGCGGACATCTGACTTACATACTCGTACCTGTGCTATTTGTGCCGAAGTGTGCGATCGCTGCGCTCAAAACTGCGATCGCTTTGGAGATGATGCTCAGATGAAAGCTTGCGCTGATATGTGTCGCCGTTGCGCTGAGTCTTGTCGGCAAATGGCAATGGCAAGGGCGTAA
- the hisC gene encoding histidinol-phosphate transaminase, whose product MSYFRTNVDAMASYVPGEQPPRGTQVIKLNSNENPYPPSPAALAALQNIDGEWLRRYPEPYGGQFRQAVSQVLGVPSDWIIVGNGSDELLSIVIRACAEPGGKIVYPMPTYVLYRTLTEMQAAEIIEIPYPEDYSLPLQALIEADGAVTFIASPNSPSGHVVPNDDLRKLANQLTGVLVIDEAYVDFADETALDLVQEYDNVIIIRTLSKGYSLAGLRLGFGIANPQLLSGLFKVKDSYNIDAIACIIGASAIIDQAYKNSCVAKIKASRNQLTQDLKKLGFRVWDSQANFLLVQPPQNNAEYLYQQLKAQQILIRYFKQPGLDDKLRITIGTEQQNQTLLTALTNI is encoded by the coding sequence ATGTCTTACTTCCGCACCAATGTTGATGCAATGGCTAGCTACGTTCCTGGTGAGCAACCACCACGGGGTACACAAGTTATCAAACTCAACAGCAACGAAAATCCCTACCCTCCCTCCCCTGCGGCACTAGCAGCATTGCAAAATATTGATGGTGAATGGTTGCGACGCTATCCAGAACCGTATGGGGGACAATTTCGGCAAGCTGTCAGTCAAGTTTTGGGCGTTCCCAGTGACTGGATCATCGTTGGTAATGGTAGCGACGAACTGTTAAGCATAGTGATTCGTGCTTGTGCAGAACCGGGGGGAAAGATAGTTTATCCCATGCCAACCTATGTGTTATATCGCACATTAACAGAAATGCAAGCTGCGGAAATTATTGAGATTCCTTACCCAGAAGACTATAGTTTGCCACTACAAGCATTGATAGAGGCAGATGGGGCTGTCACCTTTATTGCATCACCTAATAGTCCATCTGGACACGTTGTACCCAATGATGACTTAAGAAAATTAGCTAATCAATTAACAGGAGTTTTAGTAATTGATGAAGCATACGTAGATTTTGCTGACGAAACCGCTTTAGATTTAGTGCAAGAATATGACAACGTAATTATTATTAGAACTCTATCTAAAGGTTATTCCTTAGCAGGATTAAGACTAGGGTTTGGTATAGCAAATCCACAGTTATTATCAGGTTTATTTAAAGTCAAAGACAGCTATAACATTGATGCGATCGCCTGTATAATTGGTGCATCTGCTATCATCGATCAAGCTTATAAAAATAGTTGTGTTGCTAAGATTAAAGCCTCAAGAAATCAACTAACACAAGACCTAAAAAAATTAGGTTTCCGCGTCTGGGATTCCCAAGCCAACTTCCTGCTAGTCCAGCCTCCCCAAAATAATGCCGAATATCTCTATCAACAACTCAAAGCCCAACAAATACTCATCCGTTACTTTAAGCAACCAGGATTAGACGATAAATTACGAATTACCATTGGCACTGAACAACAAAATCAAACATTACTAACAGCACTTACCAATATCTGA
- a CDS encoding KGG domain-containing protein — protein sequence MSDTSKRGFASMDEDKQREIASKGGHAAHEKGTAHEFTPEEAREAGRKGGETVSQDREHMAEIGREGGKHSHGGGRKKENREETEETTETEDIEDSSEETKTRGGTREQHAEAGRQSHKNKNKNK from the coding sequence ATGTCAGATACAAGCAAACGCGGTTTCGCTTCTATGGATGAAGACAAGCAGCGCGAGATTGCTAGCAAAGGTGGCCATGCTGCTCACGAAAAGGGAACTGCCCACGAATTCACCCCTGAAGAAGCGCGTGAAGCTGGGCGCAAAGGTGGCGAAACTGTAAGTCAAGACAGAGAACACATGGCTGAAATCGGCCGTGAAGGTGGTAAACATTCTCACGGTGGTGGACGCAAGAAGGAAAATAGGGAAGAAACAGAAGAAACGACAGAAACAGAAGATATCGAAGATAGTAGTGAAGAAACCAAAACTCGTGGTGGTACACGGGAGCAACACGCCGAAGCAGGACGGCAAAGCCATAAAAATAAAAACAAGAATAAATAA
- the ligA gene encoding NAD-dependent DNA ligase LigA has translation MIQIQPEVKRIAELRQLLQQASYAYYVLDAPIMEDAVYDQLYRELQQLETQYPELVTPDSPTQRVGEKPATHFTSVRHNIPLYSLENAFNLEELQAWDQRWRRQLPPTDSAEYVTELKIDGSALALTYQNGILIRGATRGDGEMGEDITQNVRTIRSIPLRLNFDGLENIERIEVRGEAFLPLEVFQYINERRQKAGEQLFANPRNAAAGTLRQLDSRIVARRRLDFFAYTLHIPGMDDASIANTQWEALELLQKLGFRVNSQHQLCHSLAEVADYYKYWDTERLNLPYMTDGVVVKLNSYKLQEQLGFTQKFPRWAVALKYPAEEAPTRVENIAVNVGRTGALTPLAEMRPVELAGTTVSRATLHNSDRIAQLDIRIGDTVIVRKAGEIIPEVVRVLKELRPDHTEPFVMPTHCPVCGQPVVRETGEAVTRCVNASCAAILKGSIEHWVSRDALDIKGVGEKLVHQLVDKGLVHSVADLYDLTTEQLFALERMGQKSAEKLIEAIAQSKNQPWSRVLYGLGIRHVGSVNAQLLSEKYRHVEQLATAKQSDIEGIYGIGAEIAQSVYQWFRIDANQILIERLQAAELQFANTEETPTIDNANVNLAGKTFVVTGTLPTLKRDEAKTLIQQAGGKVTDSVSKKTDYLVVGEDAGSKLTKAQALGIAQLTEAQLLEMLAN, from the coding sequence ATGATACAGATTCAACCAGAAGTCAAGCGCATCGCAGAACTGCGCCAACTGTTACAACAAGCTAGTTATGCTTATTATGTCTTAGATGCACCCATCATGGAAGATGCAGTTTATGACCAACTGTATCGAGAACTGCAACAACTGGAAACTCAATATCCAGAATTGGTAACACCAGACAGCCCTACTCAGCGTGTCGGGGAAAAACCAGCTACACACTTTACCTCTGTGCGGCACAATATACCCCTGTATAGTCTAGAGAATGCCTTTAATCTTGAAGAATTGCAAGCATGGGATCAACGTTGGCGCAGACAATTACCACCAACAGACTCAGCCGAATACGTTACAGAACTGAAAATTGATGGTTCGGCTTTGGCATTAACTTACCAAAATGGCATTCTCATTAGGGGTGCAACTAGGGGAGATGGGGAAATGGGGGAAGATATCACCCAAAATGTGCGGACAATTCGCTCCATTCCCTTACGGTTAAATTTTGATGGCTTAGAAAATATCGAAAGAATAGAGGTACGGGGAGAGGCTTTCTTACCTCTGGAAGTGTTTCAATACATCAATGAACGCAGACAAAAAGCGGGAGAACAATTATTTGCCAATCCTCGTAACGCCGCAGCCGGGACACTGAGACAATTAGACTCTCGCATTGTGGCGCGACGACGGTTAGATTTTTTCGCCTACACCCTGCACATTCCGGGGATGGATGACGCGAGTATTGCCAATACCCAATGGGAAGCTTTGGAATTGTTGCAAAAGTTGGGGTTTCGGGTGAACTCCCAGCATCAGCTTTGTCATTCTCTCGCTGAAGTTGCAGACTATTATAAATACTGGGATACAGAAAGACTCAACTTACCCTACATGACTGATGGGGTGGTGGTCAAATTAAATTCCTATAAGTTGCAAGAACAGTTAGGTTTTACCCAGAAGTTCCCCCGGTGGGCTGTGGCGCTGAAGTATCCCGCCGAAGAAGCGCCCACCCGTGTAGAAAATATTGCCGTGAATGTGGGACGCACAGGAGCTTTAACGCCGTTGGCAGAAATGCGTCCCGTGGAATTAGCGGGAACTACAGTATCACGAGCTACCTTACATAATAGCGATCGCATCGCCCAATTAGACATCCGCATCGGTGATACTGTGATTGTCCGCAAGGCTGGGGAAATCATCCCGGAAGTTGTGCGGGTACTGAAAGAACTGCGCCCAGATCATACCGAACCCTTTGTTATGCCTACCCACTGCCCAGTCTGTGGACAGCCTGTGGTACGGGAAACAGGGGAAGCGGTAACTCGCTGTGTCAATGCTTCCTGTGCTGCCATCCTCAAAGGTTCGATTGAACATTGGGTAAGCCGGGATGCTTTAGATATTAAAGGTGTGGGAGAAAAATTAGTCCATCAATTGGTGGATAAAGGGTTGGTGCATTCCGTTGCGGATTTATATGACTTGACAACAGAGCAATTATTTGCATTGGAAAGAATGGGGCAGAAATCAGCCGAGAAATTAATCGAAGCGATCGCCCAATCGAAAAATCAGCCTTGGTCAAGGGTATTATACGGTTTAGGCATCCGTCATGTCGGCAGCGTCAACGCTCAATTATTAAGTGAAAAGTATCGCCATGTAGAACAGTTAGCAACAGCCAAGCAATCAGATATTGAGGGTATTTATGGCATAGGTGCAGAAATTGCCCAGTCTGTTTATCAATGGTTTCGCATAGATGCCAATCAAATTTTAATAGAGCGTTTACAAGCAGCAGAGTTACAATTTGCAAACACCGAAGAAACACCAACTATTGATAATGCTAATGTCAACCTAGCGGGTAAGACTTTTGTCGTCACAGGAACCTTGCCCACTTTAAAGCGTGATGAAGCTAAAACTTTAATTCAACAAGCTGGTGGAAAAGTCACTGATTCCGTGAGTAAAAAAACCGATTATTTGGTTGTGGGTGAAGATGCAGGTTCTAAATTAACAAAAGCCCAAGCTTTGGGAATTGCACAGTTAACAGAGGCGCAGTTATTAGAAATGTTGGCTAATTAG
- the argJ gene encoding bifunctional ornithine acetyltransferase/N-acetylglutamate synthase, whose amino-acid sequence MADWQEITGGVTAPKGYRAAGITAGLKPSGLPDLALIVSDVEAIAAGVFTTSQVKAACVDYCRQRLQAKHGARAILCNAGQANAATGSQGVHDAQESAELLAQELNISPDAILLASTGVIGQRIKMDALRSGIPKLVAALSPTGSDAAAGAIITTDLITKSIALETTIGERPVRIGGIAKGSGMIHPNMATMLAFVTCDAAVLPHLWQEMLTRAADRSFNSITVDGDTSTNDSLIALANGESRTPAITEMGTEAEKLEAMLTAVCQHLAKAIARDGEGATCLMEVQVTGTHDEASARQIAKTIAGSSLVKSAIFGRDPNWGRIAAAAGRAGVLFEQDNLQIKLGDFLLLDNGQPQPFDRAAASAYLKQAAAGAYLQEDTVLISVNVGNGHGSGKAWGCDLSYDYVKINAEYTT is encoded by the coding sequence ATGGCAGACTGGCAGGAAATTACTGGTGGGGTGACGGCTCCTAAAGGGTATCGGGCGGCTGGTATTACGGCAGGACTAAAACCTTCGGGATTGCCCGATTTAGCTTTGATAGTATCAGATGTAGAGGCGATCGCGGCTGGTGTATTCACCACCAGTCAAGTGAAAGCGGCCTGTGTAGATTATTGTCGCCAACGCTTGCAGGCTAAACATGGTGCGCGGGCAATTCTCTGCAACGCCGGACAAGCTAACGCTGCTACAGGTAGTCAAGGCGTACATGATGCCCAAGAAAGTGCGGAATTATTAGCTCAAGAGTTAAATATTTCTCCCGATGCTATTCTCTTGGCTTCTACTGGGGTAATTGGTCAACGGATTAAAATGGATGCACTGCGGAGTGGTATTCCCAAACTGGTAGCAGCACTTTCTCCCACAGGTTCCGATGCCGCAGCCGGGGCAATTATCACTACAGATTTAATCACCAAATCTATAGCCCTAGAAACTACTATCGGCGAACGCCCAGTCCGCATTGGTGGGATTGCCAAAGGTTCGGGGATGATTCATCCCAATATGGCCACGATGCTGGCATTTGTGACTTGTGATGCGGCTGTGTTACCTCATCTATGGCAAGAGATGTTAACTAGGGCAGCTGATAGAAGCTTCAATTCTATTACTGTTGATGGTGATACAAGTACCAACGATAGTTTAATCGCCCTAGCCAATGGCGAATCCCGCACCCCAGCGATTACCGAGATGGGTACAGAAGCCGAAAAATTAGAGGCCATGTTAACAGCAGTATGCCAGCATTTAGCCAAAGCGATCGCTCGTGATGGTGAAGGTGCAACCTGTCTCATGGAAGTGCAAGTCACAGGAACCCATGACGAAGCATCAGCTAGACAAATCGCCAAAACCATTGCCGGTTCATCCTTAGTTAAATCTGCAATCTTTGGTAGAGATCCCAACTGGGGACGCATCGCCGCCGCCGCCGGACGTGCAGGTGTACTCTTTGAACAAGACAACCTGCAAATTAAACTAGGGGATTTCCTACTTTTAGACAACGGTCAACCCCAACCCTTTGACCGCGCCGCCGCTAGTGCATATTTAAAGCAAGCCGCCGCCGGTGCTTATCTCCAAGAGGATACAGTTTTAATTTCTGTTAATGTCGGCAATGGTCACGGTAGTGGTAAAGCTTGGGGTTGCGACTTAAGTTATGACTACGTGAAAATTAACGCTGAATACACTACTTAG
- the petJ gene encoding cytochrome c6 PetJ — MTKLLAFLLIILLTTTTLSLPANAADIANGVKIFDIHCAGCHINGGNIIRRGKNLHQKALKKYGMDSIEAITSIVTNGKSNMSAYKDRLTEQEIQDVAAYVLTQAETNWK; from the coding sequence GTGACAAAATTATTGGCATTCTTATTGATCATATTGTTGACAACCACTACTTTATCTTTGCCTGCAAATGCAGCAGATATAGCTAACGGTGTCAAAATTTTTGATATTCACTGTGCTGGATGTCATATTAATGGTGGTAACATCATCAGACGAGGCAAAAACTTACATCAGAAAGCACTTAAAAAATATGGTATGGATTCCATAGAAGCAATTACATCGATTGTCACCAATGGTAAAAGTAATATGTCAGCTTATAAAGACCGTCTGACTGAGCAAGAAATTCAAGATGTAGCTGCTTATGTTCTCACACAAGCAGAAACTAACTGGAAATAA
- a CDS encoding aldo/keto reductase: MILPAASRLQLTSDLNVCRILNGMWQVSGAHGRINAKAAIESMFKYVDAGFTTWDLADHYGPAEDFIGEFRRQLAANRGQEALSQVQAFTKWVPRPGKMTKKLVEENIDISRQRMAVESLDLMQFHWWEYQDKNYLDALKYMAELQTEGKIKHLALTNFDTEHLQIITEAGIKIVSNQVQFSLVDRRPEVNMLKFCQQHDIKLLTYGSLCGGFLSEKYLGKPEPRGFDLTTVSLRKYKNMIDAWGGWLLFQELLSTLKQIAEKHGISIANVAVRYILDKPAVGGVIVGARLGIAEHIEDNAKVFSWNLDPEDSDRIDIISRQSQNLYQLIGDCGDEYRR; the protein is encoded by the coding sequence ATGATATTACCAGCAGCAAGTCGATTGCAATTAACCTCTGATTTAAACGTTTGTCGGATATTAAATGGAATGTGGCAAGTATCCGGCGCACACGGACGAATTAATGCCAAAGCTGCCATTGAAAGTATGTTCAAATATGTTGATGCAGGCTTTACTACTTGGGATTTAGCAGATCATTATGGCCCAGCAGAAGATTTTATTGGCGAATTTCGTCGTCAATTGGCTGCTAACCGTGGACAAGAGGCTTTATCTCAAGTACAAGCCTTCACAAAATGGGTGCCTCGTCCTGGGAAAATGACCAAAAAACTGGTTGAAGAAAATATTGATATTTCTCGCCAAAGAATGGCTGTAGAATCTCTAGATTTGATGCAATTTCACTGGTGGGAATATCAAGATAAAAATTATTTAGATGCCCTCAAATATATGGCAGAACTACAAACAGAGGGCAAAATTAAACATTTAGCTTTGACCAACTTTGATACAGAACACCTGCAAATTATTACCGAAGCTGGAATTAAAATTGTATCTAATCAAGTGCAATTTTCTTTAGTTGATCGTCGTCCAGAAGTGAATATGCTGAAGTTTTGTCAACAGCATGATATTAAACTTTTGACTTATGGTTCACTTTGCGGTGGTTTCCTCTCAGAAAAATATTTGGGTAAACCAGAACCCAGAGGCTTTGATTTAACTACAGTCAGCTTACGCAAATATAAAAATATGATTGATGCTTGGGGGGGTTGGCTATTATTTCAAGAGCTGCTATCTACCTTGAAGCAAATCGCTGAGAAGCATGGGATAAGTATTGCTAACGTCGCAGTACGTTATATCTTAGACAAGCCAGCCGTGGGTGGTGTAATTGTTGGTGCCAGACTGGGTATAGCTGAACATATAGAAGATAATGCCAAAGTATTTAGTTGGAATTTAGATCCAGAAGATAGCGATCGCATAGACATCATATCTCGTCAGTCACAGAACTTGTATCAGCTCATTGGCGATTGTGGGGATGAATATCGACGCTAA
- a CDS encoding class I SAM-dependent methyltransferase, with protein sequence MTAAVNTAPSIASRLVNGILAIKPLANLAKHQARQMMIKRAEKIGVPWTQEVKTLQARDWKPDLAQIQNPQLSYPNYYLTSFHAYEEGNLSWQAAFEVEPAAYAVHAKIWQDAEAQGDPKLRQSYHDIVKAQIPHAPQDILDLGCSVGLSTFALQALYPQAKVTGLDLSPYFLAVANYRAQQRQANINWIHAAAESTGLPDASVDLVSIFLVCHELPQSATRQIFAEVRRVLRPGGYIAIMDMNPQSEAYKKMPPYILTLLKSTEPYLDQYFALDIQQALVEAGFQTPTITPNSPRHRTVIAQVSG encoded by the coding sequence ATGACTGCTGCTGTAAACACTGCTCCTAGCATAGCTTCCCGCTTGGTGAATGGCATATTAGCCATCAAACCCTTAGCTAACCTAGCCAAGCATCAAGCTCGTCAAATGATGATTAAACGGGCTGAAAAAATTGGTGTACCTTGGACGCAAGAAGTTAAAACCCTACAGGCGCGTGATTGGAAACCAGACTTAGCTCAAATCCAAAATCCCCAACTTTCTTACCCAAACTATTACCTCACCTCCTTCCATGCCTACGAAGAAGGGAACCTCAGTTGGCAAGCTGCTTTTGAAGTAGAACCTGCTGCTTATGCCGTCCATGCTAAGATTTGGCAGGATGCAGAAGCGCAAGGTGATCCGAAACTGCGTCAAAGTTACCACGATATTGTCAAAGCACAAATTCCCCATGCACCGCAAGACATCCTAGACTTGGGATGTAGTGTGGGGTTAAGTACATTTGCACTGCAAGCACTCTATCCCCAAGCCAAAGTCACAGGCTTAGATTTGTCTCCCTATTTCTTAGCCGTCGCCAACTATCGCGCCCAACAGCGTCAAGCAAATATCAATTGGATTCATGCCGCAGCTGAATCCACTGGCTTACCAGACGCTAGTGTTGATTTAGTCTCGATTTTCTTGGTATGTCACGAATTACCCCAGTCAGCCACCCGCCAAATTTTTGCTGAGGTGCGGCGGGTATTGCGTCCGGGTGGTTACATTGCGATTATGGATATGAATCCCCAATCAGAAGCTTACAAGAAAATGCCACCCTACATTTTGACATTGCTCAAAAGTACAGAACCGTATTTGGATCAATATTTTGCTTTGGATATTCAGCAAGCTTTGGTAGAGGCTGGTTTTCAAACACCAACCATCACCCCCAATAGCCCCCGTCACCGGACTGTAATTGCTCAGGTGAGTGGCTGA